A genomic stretch from Sulfuricurvum sp. includes:
- a CDS encoding quinone-dependent dihydroorotate dehydrogenase — translation MFDYESLKPWFFKLQPESAHTLVGLGLRAANYCPPLFNGMIAKNFVTHPILKQELFGRTFLNPVGLAAGFDKNATMIEGTLAMGFGFTEIGTLTPKPQEGNPRPRLWRHIEEESIQNAMGFNNDGLFRINHRLKNIYPFSTPIGVNIGKNKTTTEENAIKDYTTLIKALHPYADYMVINISSPNTPGLRDLQNETFIHDLFTAAKALTDKPILLKIAPDMSEDQAVALCSHAVACGADGIIATNTTIDYSLVSEPEDIGGLSGEVLRERSFYIFDAIARELYGKTTLISVGGIASPEEAYRRIRAGASLVQLYTSLIYKGPEVIEEINHGLIDLLERDGFTSITEAIGADRV, via the coding sequence ATGTTTGATTACGAATCTCTAAAACCTTGGTTTTTTAAACTACAACCCGAATCGGCTCATACACTGGTCGGTCTTGGTCTCCGTGCTGCTAATTATTGCCCTCCCTTGTTCAACGGCATGATTGCAAAAAATTTCGTAACCCATCCGATTCTCAAACAAGAGCTTTTTGGACGTACCTTTCTTAATCCCGTAGGACTTGCGGCAGGTTTTGATAAAAATGCCACTATGATAGAGGGGACGCTCGCAATGGGATTCGGATTTACCGAAATCGGAACTCTCACCCCAAAACCTCAAGAGGGAAATCCCCGCCCACGCCTTTGGAGACACATCGAAGAGGAGTCTATCCAAAACGCGATGGGATTCAACAATGATGGCTTATTTCGTATCAATCACCGCCTTAAAAACATTTACCCATTCAGCACCCCTATCGGTGTCAATATCGGCAAAAACAAAACAACAACCGAAGAGAATGCGATTAAAGATTACACGACCCTCATCAAAGCACTTCACCCGTATGCTGATTACATGGTTATCAATATCTCCTCTCCCAACACTCCGGGGCTTCGTGATCTTCAAAATGAGACATTTATCCATGATCTTTTTACCGCCGCGAAAGCCCTTACCGATAAACCTATTTTGCTCAAAATTGCCCCCGATATGTCTGAAGATCAAGCGGTTGCACTCTGTAGCCACGCCGTAGCGTGCGGAGCGGATGGGATTATTGCTACCAACACTACAATCGATTATTCTCTCGTATCTGAACCTGAAGATATCGGTGGATTAAGCGGTGAAGTATTACGCGAACGAAGTTTTTATATCTTCGATGCAATTGCTCGTGAACTCTATGGCAAAACAACCCTCATCAGTGTCGGCGGTATTGCATCACCGGAAGAGGCCTATCGCCGTATCCGTGCGGGTGCATCATTAGTTCAACTTTACACCTCATTAATCTACAAAGGTCCTGAAGTAATCGAAGAGATTAATCACGGTCTCATCGATCTTTTAGAGCGTGATGGATTCACCTCTATCACCGAAGCTATAGGCGCTGATCGAGTATGA
- a CDS encoding glycosyltransferase family 9 protein — protein MGIPFHSQMRKKIKNGFNALLRFLFPTRAQHTIIPSENIRRILVIRINYRIGNILFTTPLLRALEQRFPEASMDVLIGARYPAPLLKGFSTVHNVFDFPRKLLKNPLHLFRYIAQLRQPYYDLVINMNTGSASDRGATFLARGKYKLGFDSLGDWSPSTHVVNAPNGSVHEALKPLILMEAFGNKATDFPQKMDIAINEHEESEALEELKKRLVEQGYVWGSKRKIIGIFRDARYEKKISNEWWNEWYMYMKQRNPDFVFIDILSPDVTEKLSNELYSLLESNLRFLGAILSQMDAFVCGDTGPMHLASASGVPTIALFKATAPTLYGTLGKNDLSLILNDSTPKSIALQITEHIETLPLKG, from the coding sequence ATGGGAATACCATTCCATTCACAAATGCGAAAAAAAATCAAAAATGGATTTAATGCACTGTTGCGTTTTCTGTTTCCGACACGTGCGCAACACACCATCATTCCATCTGAAAACATCCGTCGTATTTTAGTTATCCGTATCAATTATCGCATCGGAAATATCCTCTTTACAACTCCTCTTCTTCGTGCACTTGAGCAACGATTCCCTGAAGCTTCTATGGATGTATTAATCGGAGCACGCTATCCTGCACCATTACTAAAAGGGTTTTCGACGGTTCACAATGTTTTTGATTTTCCCCGAAAATTACTCAAAAACCCATTACACCTTTTTCGATACATTGCTCAACTTCGTCAACCCTATTATGACCTTGTAATCAATATGAATACTGGATCGGCAAGCGATCGTGGGGCAACATTTTTAGCACGAGGAAAATACAAACTTGGCTTTGATTCTTTGGGGGATTGGTCACCCTCAACGCATGTTGTCAATGCACCAAACGGATCGGTGCATGAAGCGTTAAAACCACTCATTTTAATGGAAGCTTTTGGAAACAAAGCTACCGATTTTCCGCAAAAAATGGATATTGCTATTAATGAACACGAAGAGTCTGAAGCACTCGAGGAACTGAAAAAACGTCTTGTGGAACAGGGATATGTTTGGGGGAGTAAACGAAAGATCATAGGGATATTTCGCGATGCTCGATATGAGAAAAAAATCTCTAATGAGTGGTGGAATGAATGGTATATGTACATGAAACAGCGCAATCCTGATTTCGTGTTTATCGATATTCTCTCACCCGATGTAACCGAAAAACTTTCCAATGAGCTTTACTCTTTGCTCGAATCGAACTTGCGGTTTTTGGGTGCTATACTCTCTCAAATGGATGCGTTTGTATGCGGGGATACAGGTCCCATGCATCTTGCCAGTGCTTCAGGAGTCCCTACAATCGCCCTGTTTAAAGCCACTGCACCAACACTCTACGGAACACTCGGGAAAAACGACTTATCTTTGATACTTAACGATTCTACACCAAAATCTATCGCATTACAAATAACTGAACATATTGAAACACTCCCATTAAAGGGTTGA
- a CDS encoding ABC transporter transmembrane domain-containing protein — MRESYKRFWPYIREYKFQFLMVLIGIILTVSATAATAHIMKPLMDNMFIKKESQMLYIIPMLLIGIYLFKAIGRYIQSVFNTYIGLHIVSKIREELLSKMIHLDMQFLYTNRSGELISRITNDINRIQYFVSSMMPELVRESLTVITLIGYVIYLNPTLAFWALIVMPAVIIPLLQITKRLKRLAHRSQEKNADMVTRLTEVFNNSEIIKSNATEHYELEQFRNENINFFKINMKSTYTSELISPMMEIIAAIGLATVIYIGGKQVYDGAMSVGEFTAFLTALGLVFQPLKGVSNILGRVQDAQAASERVFQIFDMENTITDGRLQLDDPIKQIQFDHVTLKFEDKTALNAISINIHAGETIALVGQSGGGKSSFVNLLLRFYDPISGTISINNHNIKEYTQHSLRSQIAFVSQRVYIFQDTLAANVAYGEAIDEERVKEALIMADALEFAQSLPDGIYTVMQEFGANLSGGQRQRIAIARAIYKHASLLILDEATSALDNETERKIQNTLNEYTKDKITILIAHRLSTVQNANRILLFKAGHILAEGSHQQLLHTSEEYQRLSQTLSES; from the coding sequence GTGAGAGAGAGTTATAAACGGTTCTGGCCTTATATCCGAGAATATAAATTTCAATTTCTCATGGTCTTGATTGGGATCATTTTAACCGTCAGTGCAACAGCAGCGACTGCACACATCATGAAACCGTTGATGGATAATATGTTTATCAAAAAAGAGAGCCAAATGCTCTACATCATCCCAATGCTTTTAATAGGGATATATCTTTTTAAAGCAATCGGACGCTATATTCAATCGGTTTTCAATACCTATATCGGTCTCCATATTGTTTCAAAAATTCGAGAAGAGTTACTCTCTAAAATGATTCATTTGGATATGCAATTTCTCTATACTAACCGTAGCGGTGAACTCATCTCACGAATCACCAACGATATTAACCGAATTCAATACTTCGTCTCCTCCATGATGCCTGAATTAGTTCGCGAAAGCCTCACTGTCATTACACTCATCGGATATGTTATTTATCTCAATCCTACCCTTGCTTTTTGGGCATTGATCGTTATGCCTGCTGTTATCATCCCTTTGTTACAAATCACGAAACGGCTCAAACGGCTCGCTCATCGTTCACAAGAGAAAAATGCCGATATGGTTACCCGTCTAACTGAAGTTTTTAACAACTCCGAAATCATTAAATCCAATGCTACCGAGCACTACGAATTGGAACAATTTCGAAATGAAAACATCAATTTTTTTAAAATCAATATGAAATCAACCTATACCAGTGAATTAATTTCACCCATGATGGAGATTATCGCGGCAATCGGTCTCGCTACCGTTATCTATATCGGGGGTAAGCAAGTCTATGACGGCGCCATGAGTGTGGGAGAGTTCACCGCATTTTTAACAGCATTAGGGCTAGTATTCCAACCACTCAAAGGGGTCAGTAATATATTAGGAAGGGTGCAAGATGCCCAAGCGGCGAGTGAGCGGGTATTTCAAATTTTTGATATGGAAAACACGATAACAGATGGTCGACTTCAACTCGATGATCCTATCAAACAAATTCAATTCGATCACGTAACACTCAAATTTGAAGACAAAACGGCGTTAAATGCCATCAGTATAAATATTCATGCAGGAGAGACGATTGCTCTTGTCGGACAAAGCGGAGGGGGGAAAAGTTCTTTTGTCAATCTTCTCCTCCGATTTTACGATCCGATTTCGGGAACCATCTCGATCAACAACCACAATATCAAAGAGTATACGCAACATTCACTCCGTTCCCAAATCGCTTTTGTTTCTCAAAGGGTTTACATTTTTCAAGACACCTTGGCAGCGAACGTTGCGTACGGTGAAGCTATCGATGAAGAACGGGTTAAAGAGGCATTGATTATGGCAGATGCACTCGAATTTGCCCAATCTCTTCCGGATGGCATCTACACGGTGATGCAAGAGTTCGGTGCAAATCTCTCAGGTGGACAGCGACAACGGATTGCTATAGCCAGAGCAATCTATAAACATGCATCGCTGCTTATTTTGGATGAAGCAACCAGTGCACTCGATAATGAGACTGAACGAAAAATACAAAATACTCTCAATGAATACACAAAAGATAAAATCACCATCCTTATCGCTCATCGTCTCAGCACGGTTCAAAATGCAAATCGGATTCTTCTCTTTAAAGCAGGCCATATTCTAGCTGAGGGGAGTCATCAACAACTCTTACATACCTCTGAAGAGTATCAACGTCTCAGTCAAACACTGAGTGAAAGTTAA
- the cysS gene encoding cysteine--tRNA ligase: protein MTIYDSVQKTKLPFIPLQEGKVSLYVCGPTVYDDAHLGHAKSALVFDLLRRVLEAEGYDVLFARNITDIDDKIINKARELGISTNDIAERYTSAYHRDMEAIGVTKPTLEPKATESIDAMSEMIQKLLNKKHAYAISNGDIYFDTASDTNYLSLSNRQSSENVSRVEKVSEKKNEADFALWKAVHDEGVAFDSPFGRGRPGWHLECSAMIENYVSPHVGEYAIDIHGGGADLLFPHHENEAAQTRCATNHELAKYWMHNGFVTIDGEKMSKSLGNSFFLKDALKSYDGEVLRFYLLSTHYRGDFNFNEEDLIASKKRLDKLYRLKKRLFGLTAEIIDTEFKKNLLEALGDDLNVSRAYALIDELVTQANEALDANPKDKGYRQTLLSSLSTIETVLGFGAQNPFTYFQFGVDEATKEKIDDLVEKRSEAKKAKDFAASDALRDELTALGISIMDTPLGTFWESRE, encoded by the coding sequence ATGACTATTTACGACAGCGTACAAAAAACAAAACTACCATTTATCCCACTTCAAGAGGGAAAAGTCTCCCTTTATGTCTGTGGACCTACCGTTTATGATGATGCCCATTTAGGACACGCCAAAAGTGCGTTGGTGTTCGATCTATTGCGTCGTGTTCTGGAAGCGGAAGGGTATGATGTTCTCTTTGCCCGTAATATCACCGATATCGACGATAAGATTATTAATAAAGCGCGCGAGTTGGGGATTAGTACGAACGATATTGCCGAACGTTATACATCCGCGTATCATCGTGACATGGAAGCCATCGGGGTAACTAAACCAACCTTGGAGCCCAAAGCGACCGAATCGATTGACGCGATGAGCGAAATGATTCAAAAGTTACTGAACAAAAAACACGCCTATGCTATCAGTAACGGTGATATCTATTTTGACACCGCCAGTGATACAAACTACCTCTCTCTCAGCAACCGCCAAAGTTCTGAGAATGTGAGCCGTGTCGAAAAAGTCTCTGAGAAAAAAAATGAAGCCGATTTTGCCCTCTGGAAAGCAGTTCACGATGAGGGTGTTGCTTTTGATTCCCCTTTTGGGCGCGGTCGTCCGGGGTGGCATTTGGAGTGTTCGGCGATGATTGAGAACTATGTCAGCCCTCATGTCGGTGAGTATGCTATCGATATCCACGGTGGAGGTGCCGATCTGCTCTTCCCACATCATGAAAACGAAGCGGCACAAACTCGCTGTGCGACGAATCATGAGTTGGCAAAATACTGGATGCACAACGGTTTTGTCACGATTGATGGCGAAAAGATGTCCAAAAGTTTAGGAAACAGCTTTTTCCTCAAAGATGCCCTTAAAAGCTATGATGGCGAAGTGCTCCGATTTTATCTCCTCAGCACCCACTATCGTGGAGATTTTAACTTTAACGAAGAAGATTTAATCGCCTCTAAAAAACGGCTCGATAAACTCTATCGCCTCAAAAAACGGCTCTTTGGACTCACCGCCGAAATTATCGATACTGAATTTAAAAAGAATCTTCTTGAAGCGTTAGGGGATGATCTCAATGTCTCTCGTGCCTATGCCCTCATCGATGAGTTGGTGACACAAGCCAATGAAGCCCTCGATGCGAATCCAAAAGATAAAGGATACCGTCAAACACTCCTCTCATCGCTCTCAACCATTGAAACGGTGTTAGGATTTGGTGCTCAAAACCCATTCACCTACTTCCAGTTTGGAGTGGATGAAGCAACTAAAGAAAAAATCGATGATTTGGTAGAGAAACGCTCCGAAGCCAAAAAAGCTAAAGATTTCGCCGCTTCTGATGCCCTCCGAGACGAACTCACTGCTCTTGGCATTTCGATTATGGATACTCCATTGGGGACATTTTGGGAGAGTAGAGAGTGA
- the murJ gene encoding murein biosynthesis integral membrane protein MurJ, translating to MFKSIFSNSFGILTSRITGLARDILMTSALGANVWSDVFFMAFKFPNLFRRIFAEGSFTQSFMPSYIASRQKSVFAVAIFIRFMLFIIALSLLVTLFPGFFTKILAWDWNADLIAKTAPLTIINFWYLDLIFIVTFLGTLLQHREHFFTTAFSTVWLNIAMIAALILFAHSDPKIIVYALSFSILAGGVFQVITHLYTMRQKGLMKLLIGGWKYRKTKDVKAEESKFSSLFFPSVLGNSTAQIASFIDTSLASFLAAGSVSYLFYANRIFQLPFAIIALAITTALFPAIAKAINNDNHTLAFQNLHKAFWLLSALLALSVLGGTLLSEPIIWLLFERGAFTIQDTHNTANVLMMYMVGLVPFGLAKLFSLYLYAMHKHIKAAKIAAASLIINIICSLILMKPLGAAGLALAGSIGGAVQMVLTIREVGWNIFFDLLKTRFSLYFVIGSALFAVTFYALNNFLIHLIR from the coding sequence ATGTTTAAATCGATATTTTCCAACTCGTTTGGCATTTTAACATCCCGTATTACTGGGCTTGCTCGGGATATTTTAATGACTTCGGCATTGGGTGCAAATGTGTGGAGTGATGTCTTTTTTATGGCGTTCAAATTCCCAAACCTCTTTCGCCGTATCTTCGCGGAGGGTTCGTTTACCCAAAGCTTTATGCCCTCATACATAGCATCTCGACAGAAAAGTGTCTTTGCCGTTGCTATTTTTATCCGGTTCATGCTCTTTATTATTGCTTTATCATTGTTAGTTACCCTCTTCCCTGGTTTTTTTACTAAAATCTTGGCATGGGACTGGAATGCCGATCTCATTGCGAAAACTGCCCCGCTGACTATTATCAATTTTTGGTATTTGGATCTTATTTTTATCGTCACCTTTTTAGGGACGTTGCTACAGCATAGAGAACATTTTTTTACAACTGCTTTTTCAACCGTTTGGCTCAATATTGCTATGATTGCCGCGTTGATACTCTTTGCCCACAGTGACCCAAAAATCATAGTCTACGCTTTAAGTTTTTCTATTTTGGCTGGGGGAGTGTTCCAAGTCATTACTCACCTCTACACTATGCGTCAAAAAGGGCTTATGAAACTCCTCATCGGGGGATGGAAATATCGTAAAACCAAAGACGTTAAAGCAGAAGAGTCCAAATTTAGTTCCCTCTTTTTCCCCTCAGTTTTAGGAAATTCGACAGCACAAATCGCCTCATTTATCGACACCTCTCTTGCATCGTTTTTAGCAGCAGGTTCAGTCTCCTATCTCTTTTATGCCAACCGCATTTTTCAACTCCCTTTTGCCATCATCGCTTTAGCGATTACTACGGCACTCTTTCCTGCTATTGCAAAAGCGATTAATAATGACAATCACACTCTTGCTTTTCAAAACCTACACAAAGCTTTTTGGCTTTTAAGTGCTCTTCTTGCTCTATCAGTACTCGGAGGAACACTCCTTAGTGAACCGATTATTTGGCTTTTGTTTGAGCGGGGTGCATTTACGATCCAAGATACCCATAATACAGCGAATGTATTGATGATGTATATGGTGGGACTAGTCCCTTTTGGACTTGCTAAACTCTTTTCCCTTTATCTCTACGCTATGCACAAACATATCAAAGCGGCTAAAATTGCGGCTGCATCTCTCATCATCAATATCATCTGTTCACTCATTCTTATGAAACCCCTCGGAGCCGCAGGATTAGCACTAGCGGGGAGTATCGGTGGTGCGGTACAAATGGTTCTCACCATACGAGAAGTGGGATGGAATATCTTTTTTGATCTTCTTAAAACCCGTTTTAGCCTCTATTTTGTCATCGGTTCAGCTCTATTTGCCGTTACATTCTATGCTCTAAACAATTTTTTGATACACTTAATACGATAA
- a CDS encoding flagellar assembly protein A translates to MAEVQLKSNAIPSIVVRTSNVAKELMSVAENHKVSVKSLDFRLLDSQTFTRIVTNGNDDWIECSPEEINDIHVEMYLNPQFEIKQIYEIEIFSITETPTLDSLDISIAGNGTLCKIYLTIKVGSTAHFNETFEADFYELIKKKKLRANLMIGIFESIMKFNLADLIAKIRIYGDYTFEDQERFLIGEAYEPISTIDDKLILHYDKKHQAMSDEGRIDYSKRGYIVSVVENDLLIEYIKPLKGTIGRNARGEVMIPKEPIVKYEPTFTVSEKIRRDELEKSVEFRAKVGGYVTFEGGVYDIKTEMDVTEISFRSTGSIDTALDADVSINVKEKDALKDAIGTGMSVTVNVINIEGNVGAEAKVTAHKATIEGQVHSSATVIADELSINIHKGKAFGKVIHITRLEHGEVEGEKVYITQAVGGKIRAQEIVIELLGSHTKLTASKSIEIKKLQGGENIFTIDPLLNESRESLQAEDEKMVEAKKKLEAVTKELADYEKTMADNASAYEDIKKKLIHYKRNQIKAPSAYVDKYQKFQYFRQKLESLRKEHQEKSEYLTLISSHHTALQSEIFDARIINHDRWKNYNEVVFKLIDPPIDVTYFPNDGSDENVLGLYEEDGEFSIKVVGK, encoded by the coding sequence GTGGCAGAAGTTCAATTAAAGTCTAATGCCATACCCTCTATTGTTGTTCGAACTAGCAATGTCGCGAAAGAGTTGATGAGTGTTGCTGAAAATCATAAAGTATCGGTTAAATCACTCGATTTTCGATTATTAGATTCCCAAACGTTTACCCGTATCGTTACCAACGGCAATGATGATTGGATTGAATGTAGCCCTGAAGAGATCAACGATATCCATGTTGAAATGTATCTCAATCCACAATTTGAAATAAAACAGATTTATGAGATAGAGATTTTTTCGATTACAGAAACCCCTACATTAGATTCTTTAGATATATCAATTGCAGGGAATGGGACTCTGTGTAAAATCTATTTAACCATTAAAGTCGGTAGCACTGCCCATTTTAATGAAACGTTTGAAGCTGATTTTTACGAATTGATTAAAAAGAAAAAATTGCGTGCCAATTTGATGATAGGAATTTTTGAGTCAATTATGAAGTTTAATTTAGCTGATTTAATCGCAAAAATTCGAATTTATGGAGATTATACATTTGAAGATCAAGAACGGTTTTTGATCGGTGAAGCGTATGAACCGATTAGTACTATTGATGATAAATTGATTTTGCATTACGATAAAAAACATCAAGCTATGAGTGATGAGGGGAGAATAGATTATTCTAAACGCGGTTACATCGTGAGCGTGGTTGAAAATGATCTGTTGATTGAATATATCAAGCCGTTAAAAGGGACGATAGGGCGTAATGCGCGTGGTGAAGTGATGATACCTAAAGAGCCGATTGTTAAGTACGAACCTACCTTTACCGTCAGTGAAAAGATACGGCGTGATGAGTTAGAGAAATCGGTAGAATTTCGAGCAAAAGTGGGTGGATATGTAACGTTTGAAGGTGGTGTTTATGACATCAAAACGGAGATGGATGTCACGGAGATTAGTTTTCGCTCAACTGGTTCTATTGATACCGCATTGGATGCGGATGTCTCTATTAATGTCAAAGAGAAAGATGCCCTCAAAGATGCAATCGGTACAGGGATGTCTGTTACCGTCAATGTGATTAATATCGAGGGAAATGTAGGGGCGGAAGCGAAGGTAACAGCACACAAAGCAACTATAGAAGGGCAAGTTCACAGCAGTGCAACAGTCATAGCTGATGAGCTTTCAATTAATATCCACAAAGGAAAAGCGTTTGGGAAGGTGATTCACATTACCCGCTTGGAGCATGGTGAGGTAGAGGGTGAAAAAGTATATATTACTCAAGCTGTCGGTGGCAAAATACGGGCACAAGAGATTGTGATTGAGCTTTTGGGATCGCATACTAAATTAACTGCCTCTAAAAGTATTGAGATTAAAAAGCTTCAAGGGGGAGAAAATATATTTACTATCGATCCATTGCTCAATGAATCGCGTGAGAGTTTACAAGCGGAAGATGAAAAAATGGTAGAGGCGAAAAAAAAGCTTGAGGCTGTTACGAAAGAGTTAGCAGATTATGAAAAGACGATGGCGGACAACGCATCAGCTTATGAAGATATCAAGAAAAAACTGATCCATTACAAACGCAATCAGATAAAAGCTCCCTCTGCATATGTTGATAAATATCAAAAGTTTCAATATTTTAGACAAAAATTAGAGTCATTGCGAAAAGAACATCAAGAAAAATCAGAATATTTAACACTGATTAGTTCACACCATACTGCGTTACAAAGTGAAATTTTTGATGCTCGGATTATTAATCATGATCGCTGGAAAAACTACAATGAGGTAGTTTTTAAATTAATTGATCCCCCAATCGATGTTACCTATTTTCCGAATGACGGTAGTGATGAAAATGTTTTGGGGTTGTATGAAGAAGATGGGGAATTTTCGATAAAGGTAGTGGGGAAATGA
- the ruvA gene encoding Holliday junction branch migration protein RuvA, producing the protein MIVGLVGNIEFKEPTALHLEVNGVIYQVFISLHTYGGLSSDKVRLHISHIIREDAQQLYGFLQKSEKTLFEGMLKINGIGPKAALAICSTFTPEQFAGIISSKDVNALKKVPGIGPKSAARIMVELAGFDAVLLQGESFTTSASSEALMALESLGFKKEVIVTALSKCSGTDTATLVKEALKQLQKF; encoded by the coding sequence ATGATCGTAGGATTAGTTGGAAACATTGAGTTTAAAGAGCCTACTGCACTCCATTTAGAAGTCAATGGGGTTATCTATCAAGTGTTTATTAGTTTGCATACCTATGGTGGATTGAGTAGTGATAAAGTGCGTTTACATATCTCCCATATTATCCGTGAAGATGCACAACAACTTTATGGATTCTTGCAAAAAAGTGAAAAAACTCTCTTTGAGGGGATGTTAAAAATCAATGGAATCGGTCCAAAAGCGGCATTAGCAATCTGTAGTACCTTTACGCCGGAGCAGTTTGCGGGTATTATTTCATCTAAAGATGTCAATGCACTGAAAAAAGTTCCGGGAATCGGACCAAAAAGTGCGGCACGGATTATGGTGGAGCTTGCAGGGTTTGATGCCGTATTGCTTCAGGGGGAATCGTTTACTACCAGTGCTTCAAGTGAAGCGTTGATGGCATTGGAATCGCTAGGATTTAAAAAAGAGGTGATTGTCACTGCCCTCTCAAAATGCAGCGGTACCGATACCGCAACCCTCGTCAAAGAGGCGTTGAAACAACTTCAAAAATTTTAA
- a CDS encoding D-alanine--D-alanine ligase, producing MKLAILFGGASFEHEISIVSAITVKGKLKGFDLSFIFCDQDHRFYLIDDAKMKAITFSRGEHLKMPQISLVKGGFEQRGMFGSKMHTMPILNLIHGGDGEDGSIAALLDFYAIPFIGPRKEASMLSFDKHYTKWLANSLGIKTLPFEAITQATRSSITTPYPFIVKPSCLGSSIGVSIVREASELEYALDVAFEFDKVLLIEPFISGVKEYNLAGFSARGEITYSIVEEPQKAEFLDFEKKYLDFSRSSTVAEAEVTDGLVEQLRNAFRKIYTPLFEGALIRCDFFVIEGEVYLNEINPIPGSMANYLFEDFSGGIQKLLASLPSKKAIRVQYDYIHSISQAKGK from the coding sequence ATGAAATTAGCCATTTTATTCGGTGGAGCGAGCTTCGAGCACGAAATCAGTATTGTGAGTGCCATTACGGTCAAAGGGAAACTCAAAGGTTTCGATTTAAGTTTTATTTTTTGTGACCAAGATCACCGTTTTTATCTTATCGACGATGCCAAAATGAAAGCGATCACTTTTTCTCGCGGGGAACATCTGAAAATGCCACAAATTTCCCTTGTGAAGGGTGGATTTGAACAACGGGGGATGTTCGGTAGTAAAATGCATACTATGCCGATTCTCAATCTCATCCACGGCGGTGATGGTGAAGACGGTTCAATAGCGGCGTTGCTTGATTTTTACGCTATCCCTTTTATCGGACCGCGTAAAGAGGCGTCAATGCTCAGTTTTGATAAACACTATACGAAATGGTTGGCAAATTCACTTGGGATAAAAACGCTTCCCTTTGAGGCGATTACCCAAGCTACTCGCAGCTCAATTACTACTCCATACCCTTTTATTGTTAAACCTTCGTGTTTGGGGAGCTCTATCGGTGTGAGTATCGTCCGTGAGGCTAGTGAACTCGAATATGCACTGGATGTTGCGTTTGAATTCGATAAAGTATTGCTGATTGAACCGTTTATTAGTGGTGTCAAAGAGTACAATTTGGCGGGATTTAGTGCACGTGGTGAGATCACCTACTCGATAGTGGAAGAGCCTCAAAAAGCAGAATTTTTGGATTTCGAGAAAAAATATCTCGACTTTTCACGCTCAAGCACCGTCGCAGAAGCCGAAGTTACCGATGGATTGGTAGAACAATTACGCAATGCGTTTCGAAAAATTTATACCCCGTTATTTGAAGGGGCTCTGATTCGTTGTGACTTCTTCGTAATCGAGGGTGAGGTATATCTCAACGAAATTAATCCTATCCCCGGATCGATGGCGAACTATCTTTTTGAAGATTTTAGTGGCGGAATCCAAAAACTTCTCGCCTCACTCCCTTCTAAAAAAGCGATTCGTGTTCAATACGATTATATCCACTCCATTTCTCAAGCAAAAGGAAAATAA